Below is a window of Brassica napus cultivar Da-Ae chromosome A5, Da-Ae, whole genome shotgun sequence DNA.
AATCACATTAGAGTTTCTCGTATCGTCATCGTCTTCGCCGCCGTGAAGCTCAGTGGAAGATGTTAACGGCCGATATACCACCGAACCAGTCAATCTACATCAAAAATCTCAATGAAAGAATCAAGAAAGAAGGTACACTCTCTTCTCTCCATCTGATTTCGTCAATCGATTTCAATACTCGTTGAATCTAGCGGCGAGATTGTTTAGTGTAGTATCTTAGTTTGCCTTGAGCTGCTAGCTTCCTAGGGTTTTCAAGAATCGTATTGAATCTAGCGGCGAAGTTTATGAGAAAGATATGTTGGCTCGAGGGGGGCAGTATCAGTCTCGTGTTGTTTAGATCTAACGTGGTTTTTGTTTTGCCAGAATTGAAGAGATCTCTTTACTGTTTGTTCTCACAGTTTGGGAGGATTCTCGATGTGGTTGCTTTGAAGACTCCTAAGCTCCGTGGCCAAGCTTGGGTTGCCTTTAGTGACGTCACTGCTGCTACTAATGCCGTTCGCCAGATGCAGAACTTCCCTTTCTACGATAAGCCTATGGTCAGTAAATCTTCTCTGTGTTAGTTATATGTGTTTTCAGCTGTTTCTTTGTACAACTAAAGATTGCCTCTTTCGGGTGTATGGGCTATTTATTTGCTTCCAGTCATGTGTATGAAACTAATGTGTGGTCTTTTTTTGAGTGCAGCGCATACAATTCGCAAAAGAGAAGTCAGATTGTATTGCTAAAGAGGAGGGAACTTTCGTTCCCAAAgataagaagaggaagaaagaagagaaaggtaACTGATCCCAGACTTATGCTTTGATTAAGATTATGGTTTAGTTTTggtgtttattttatttattagggGTTTTTCATAATTTACTCTATATGTTAAGTATTTTGGTTTAGTTGTAGCAAGACCTATATATAAGGGTTTTTATTGACTTATTATAAGAAATTAACCAAGAGTTAACCTTAATCTCCAAGAGAGTTTATGGTTAATAAGAAGCTTAGCTTTTCTTAAGCAAAAGTAGATTCATATCAGTAACTTTGATTTTACTTTCTGCATTTGTTCTTTGAGATGTTGGATACAAtggtaaacttaaaaaaaaaactttcactTGCAGCTGAAAGAAAGCGTGAAGAAACCCAACGACCAAACACAGCTAATGGCCCAACTCCACAGAACGGAGCCCCTCCGGTAAGTGCCTTCTTCAGAACAATCTTTAACAGCAGTATTGTATTTGGAGATGATATTGATCTTTGTCTTatctttaaatcttaaaaagcAATCATCGTTCAAGCCGAGCGGACAAGATGCGATGCCACCAAACAACATACTCTTCATTCAGAATCTTCCGCACGATACAACAACCGCTATGCTTGAGTTCCTCTTCCGTCAGTATCCGGGATTCAAAGAGATAAGAATGGTCGCCGCTAAACCAGGGATTGCGTTTGCGGAGTTCGAAGACGATGTTAAATCTTCCATGGCTATGCAAGGTCTTCAGGACTTCAAAATCACTCCCCAGTTTCCAATGCTCATCTCTTTCGCCAAGAAATGAAGAGAAATGCTTGtgtttttgtttgtcttttaaGATGATGACAACGAGACTTAATGTGTATAACCGACGGTTTAATGTCTTGGTTCCATTGACTCCGGTTTGGTTTAATCAGAGACCCTTACTACGCGGTTTCACATTTGAGGAATATCTCTTTGGCATTAAGTCAACCgtttatagaaatattaaattaaaaatgatgtTTTAGACAAGGCAGAAAAAGACAAGATAGAGAATCTTGCTCGATACGCAACCGTTGTCTTCTTTATCCTCTTCTCATAGATCATTTCTCTGAggaaagtttcttttttttttagcaaaccCACTTTGTTTTTGTTCCTGTGAGTTTGAAAGTTGTCTCCCTTTGTTAAGACCATGTCGTCCACTTCTTTCTCCGACCTCCTTGCTTCCTCCGGCGTTGACTGCTACGAACAAGACGAAGACTTTCTTGGTGGGTTTTACCCGGAGAGAACCGGGTCGGGTTTACCCAAGTTCAAGACGGCTcagcctcctcctcttccgaTATCACAagcttctcatggtttctccttTTCAGAGTTACTTGactctcctcttcttctcaGCTCCTCTCATGTAAAGCTTCCAACTTTCTTATCGCTTTTCATCTGTATATCAATTTTCCATTTTGAAATCCATGACAATCGGTAAACATTGATTCACTTGTGATGTTCTGTTCTTTGGCTTGTGTTAACTTGCAGAGTTTGGTATCGCCGACGACTGGAGCGTTTCCATATCAAGGCATCAATGGAACAAACAATCACTTAGATTTTCCCTGGCAGCTACAAACGCAACCGCAACCACCAAACGCCACTTCTGTATGTGTTTTCCCTTAATGTTTCTGACGCCATCTACAGACACTTGCCTTGTACTGAAACCAAAACTTGTTTCCTTTACCCTTTCTTTATACAGGCTTTACAAGAAACATACGTTGTTCAAGCTATCCAGAAGAAGCAGGAGGATCCGGTTCATCGTGAGTTTGGATCAGATCACCAGGTTAAGGTACCATCATACATGGTGGTGGGTAGGAACTCTAATGATGGTTATGGTTGGAGAAAATACGGTCAGAAACAAGTGAAGAAGAGCGAGAACCCTAGGAGTTACTTCAAGTGTACGTATCCCAATTGTGTTTCCAAGAAGATTGTTGAGACTGCTTCTGATGGACAGGTCACTGAGATCATCTACAAAGGAGGTCACAACCATCCTAAGCCTGAGTTCACCAAGAGACCATCAggatcaagaagaatgtttaATCCTTCTTCTGTTGTTAGTGAAACTCATGATCAGTCAGAGAACTCGTCGATTTCGTTTGAGTACAGTGATCTTGAGCAGAAGAGCTTTAGATCTGAGTATGGTGAGgtagaagaagaggaggaacaacctgagattaagagactgtaAGTAGTTTTTTTAGTTAGTGGAAGCAAAAGGTTTTTAAGAGAGAAATTTTTTTGACATTTGAGTTTTTTGGTTAACAGGAAAAGAGAAGGTGAAGATGAAGGAATGTCTGTAGAAGTAAGCAGAGGAGTGAAAGAACCAAGAGTTGTTGTTCAAACAATAAGTGAAATTGATGTTCTTCTAGATGGCTTTAGATGGAGGAAGTATGGTCAGAAAGTTGTCAAGGGAAATACTAATCCAAGGTTATAAATCGTTTAACTAGTTTCTTGGCTTTTAAGAAGTTGTTTTCATGTTATACTAATCGTCTTTGTTCTAACTTATATATATGACAGGAGCTACTACAAGTGCACATACCAAGGTTGTGGAGTGAGGAAGCAAGTAGAAAGATCCGCCGAAGATGAGAGAGCGGTTCTCACTACCTATGAAGGAAGACACAATCACGACGTCCCAACCTCGCTGCGTCGGTCATGAAAACAATACATTCCTGGGACTTAAAGTCTCTAGTAATAACATTTTAGGATTTGGTGAAAGTAAAACACCTACTATGGCCATCTTTTGTGCTCATTACAGTTGTTTATTTGTAACACAGCAAGTAAGGAGTACATTGTGTTGTACAGAGTGGTggttagtatttattttttatcttcttAGCCACGGAGAACCTCACTATTCACTTGTGTAACTTCAAACACTTTGGAGATGTTATTGAGACATGAATTTGTATAGAATTTGTGAATTTTAAGAATTGAttgatttaaaacaaattatgtgGATTGTGAAATTTATATAGATTGACTTATGAAATTTgatcatatttttttagattaatatagattttcatgaatttgtattacctttttctatcattctttttgtcaagtaaatatataacttttttttcctaaatcATATAGcatgattctttattttttttttcaaatctatactattattgatgaaatgatttagcttatttgtcatgatttccatgattttaggtaatttttcttatatgtgttttaattagatttaagctgagtcattaatttattaatagtttttagttgagtccataatttattaatttaaatactataactataaaatatgtaattagatatataattattttgattttgcttatttgtcatgttttccataattttagtcaattttgcttatttgtcatgttttattaggttttagcttagtcattgatttattaataatttttagctgaatcgctaatttattaatttcttaaaaaaattttgtaatgaattttgtatataattaaaaatgaattttgatttaataatatttaaatctatatgttatattaaaattcttattttcttatttgtcatattttattaagttttaagcttttatatagttcattgatttattattagtttttaactgagtatttattaattttcacaaaatccGTAatgaattttgtatataataaaacacgaattttattttaataatattaaatttatatgttatattaaataattaattataaactaatataataaaattgtgaaaatatatttaaaaactaagagaattcttatatatattgtgttgctatctgaaaacaataatttttattataaagttaaaaattaagatataaaacaatttataattaaatattagtcaaacaaaaatatttatataaagatattttcttaagacaataataagtacatagtacgtttttttgacatatataaataatttgatgtttgatttaactatttaaaatcataaataaaaatttaacttgtgactgaattcaaaacaaattttcttgcttttacttTAAACCAGTTTAATCTGTGAAACACTATAACTTAAGACCActagaagaataaaaaaaagtgaacaaaatacaaaataaaatttcatttgagaaaatgagaaaaaaaaatatgaatttttgttcaatttgttccttatcaaaattgcaTAGGAAAATTGTTTCTTATAAATTCATTCCTCCATGgggaatttagaagaaaaaaatgagatctatctttcaataatttgactaaattttaacataactcgtataaattttgaggaacaaagaatttaccataatttttttcttttgacatgTTCACCAATTAGAGTTTTATTATGCCAATTTTTGGATTAGtaagacataaaataataactatttGTAAGATGATTATGCCCTCATGTGCGGACAAAACATctagttaaaaaataatagtaatagtGACACATACAAAATTGGACAATTctcttaaattgttttttttgtcacaaaaaagctctcaaagaggaaaatgatcaaaagaggtttcattaaaaaagaaaaaaactatttcacccattgttttataaatatataaacaataaaaaaaaaaaaaaatttcttaatttggaattatatgtttataaattcaaactttttataaatttttaatatttttcgaattttgtttttatatttttgttagtttagaattattttttttcaaactcgaacattttttaaaaaaaatcgatttaaaaaaaattgaaattcaaaattgctttctgaaactattttaaaaattttattgctaaaattttaatatttataaacataattatatattcaaaaatgataaaaatgtatatatatatatatatatataattatttattaaactgtaaaagtatataaaattgtaataaattatagtattggacata
It encodes the following:
- the LOC106452320 gene encoding U2 small nuclear ribonucleoprotein B'' isoform X2, with the protein product MLTADIPPNQSIYIKNLNERIKKEELKRSLYCLFSQFGRILDVVALKTPKLRGQAWVAFSDVTAATNAVRQMQNFPFYDKPMRIQFAKEKSDCIAKEEGTFVPKDKKRKKEEKAERKREETQRPNTANGPTPQNGAPPQSSFKPSGQDAMPPNNILFIQNLPHDTTTAMLEFLFRQYPGFKEIRMVAAKPGIAFAEFEDDVKSSMAMQGLQDFKITPQFPMLISFAKK
- the LOC106452320 gene encoding U2 small nuclear ribonucleoprotein B'' isoform X3 — translated: MKESRKKFGRILDVVALKTPKLRGQAWVAFSDVTAATNAVRQMQNFPFYDKPMRIQFAKEKSDCIAKEEGTFVPKDKKRKKEEKAERKREETQRPNTANGPTPQNGAPPQSSFKPSGQDAMPPNNILFIQNLPHDTTTAMLEFLFRQYPGFKEIRMVAAKPGIAFAEFEDDVKSSMAMQGLQDFKITPQFPMLISFAKK
- the LOC106452320 gene encoding U2 small nuclear ribonucleoprotein B'' isoform X1, translating into MRKICWLEGGSISLVLFRSNVVFVLPELKRSLYCLFSQFGRILDVVALKTPKLRGQAWVAFSDVTAATNAVRQMQNFPFYDKPMRIQFAKEKSDCIAKEEGTFVPKDKKRKKEEKAERKREETQRPNTANGPTPQNGAPPQSSFKPSGQDAMPPNNILFIQNLPHDTTTAMLEFLFRQYPGFKEIRMVAAKPGIAFAEFEDDVKSSMAMQGLQDFKITPQFPMLISFAKK
- the LOC106452319 gene encoding probable WRKY transcription factor 25, with amino-acid sequence MSSTSFSDLLASSGVDCYEQDEDFLGGFYPERTGSGLPKFKTAQPPPLPISQASHGFSFSELLDSPLLLSSSHSLVSPTTGAFPYQGINGTNNHLDFPWQLQTQPQPPNATSALQETYVVQAIQKKQEDPVHREFGSDHQVKVPSYMVVGRNSNDGYGWRKYGQKQVKKSENPRSYFKCTYPNCVSKKIVETASDGQVTEIIYKGGHNHPKPEFTKRPSGSRRMFNPSSVVSETHDQSENSSISFEYSDLEQKSFRSEYGEVEEEEEQPEIKRLKREGEDEGMSVEVSRGVKEPRVVVQTISEIDVLLDGFRWRKYGQKVVKGNTNPRSYYKCTYQGCGVRKQVERSAEDERAVLTTYEGRHNHDVPTSLRRS